From a single Bacillus pumilus genomic region:
- a CDS encoding Rha family transcriptional regulator, giving the protein MEKQLVFVKENEVVTDSVTIAEMFGKEHKNVLRDIKSQIEYAGEEFAQLNFEPGNYRDKNNQTRPKYDLTEEAFTLIVFSYNTKEAVQTKIRFIQEFKRMKEYIQSRERPKAMNDKESLLASMKLTIQLNEDVDGMKEDIKQLRHDIDKRITLDYSQQQAMRNAVNKRVHKLWNEDMVDKSIYENTRRIYSALWKNLKDAYRVNAYPNILQKDFEEAMSFVEGWRPIFNGGHPA; this is encoded by the coding sequence ATGGAAAAACAATTAGTATTCGTAAAAGAAAATGAAGTGGTAACGGACAGCGTGACGATCGCAGAGATGTTTGGAAAAGAACATAAAAACGTTTTGAGGGATATTAAATCTCAAATTGAATATGCAGGTGAAGAATTCGCCCAGCTCAATTTTGAGCCCGGCAATTACCGAGACAAAAATAATCAAACCAGACCAAAATACGATCTAACAGAAGAAGCATTTACATTGATCGTATTCAGCTATAACACAAAAGAAGCGGTTCAAACAAAAATTAGATTCATTCAAGAGTTTAAGCGGATGAAAGAATACATCCAGTCACGGGAACGACCAAAAGCAATGAACGACAAAGAAAGTCTACTTGCAAGCATGAAGCTAACAATTCAATTGAACGAAGATGTAGACGGAATGAAAGAAGATATAAAGCAACTTCGGCACGATATTGATAAAAGAATAACCCTAGATTACTCACAGCAGCAAGCCATGAGAAATGCAGTTAACAAACGTGTTCATAAGCTTTGGAACGAAGACATGGTTGATAAATCAATCTATGAAAATACGAGAAGAATCTACTCGGCATTATGGAAGAATTTAAAAGATGCATACAGAGTGAACGCATATCCTAACATCTTACAAAAAGACTTTGAGGAAGCTATGAGCTTTGTCGAGGGATGGAGACCGATTTTCAATGGAGGTCATCCGGCATAA
- a CDS encoding helix-turn-helix transcriptional regulator, which produces MQDTRRREVFRKLRKQYKVSQRQVSIDLNISENHIRNIEAGRGNPDAKLLFKISKYFNTSPEKLFPDLLDVEVKVLKSR; this is translated from the coding sequence ATGCAAGATACACGTCGTCGAGAAGTTTTCCGTAAACTTCGCAAACAATATAAAGTGTCACAACGCCAAGTCTCTATTGATTTAAACATTAGCGAAAATCATATACGAAACATAGAAGCTGGCAGGGGAAACCCTGACGCAAAACTCCTTTTTAAAATATCGAAATACTTTAATACTTCACCTGAAAAGTTGTTTCCTGATCTATTAGATGTAGAAGTAAAAGTATTAAAGTCCCGATAG
- a CDS encoding helix-turn-helix domain-containing protein has product MTENEKKELGKRIKECRLEIGLSQEELATMLKMKRTNIANYEGGRIVPPGSVVLDMSRIFNVSTDYLLGRTKDKEELVNLDEIDNMTLAFHRDGSDLSKEEKEMVYDFIQFVKSKRNKK; this is encoded by the coding sequence ATGACGGAAAATGAAAAGAAAGAACTAGGGAAGCGGATCAAAGAATGTAGGTTAGAAATAGGGCTATCACAAGAAGAATTAGCAACAATGTTAAAAATGAAACGGACCAATATTGCTAACTATGAGGGGGGAAGAATTGTTCCTCCAGGTTCAGTGGTTTTAGATATGAGTAGAATTTTTAACGTTTCAACTGATTATTTGTTAGGTCGAACTAAGGATAAAGAAGAATTAGTTAATCTAGATGAAATAGACAATATGACTTTAGCTTTTCACCGTGATGGTTCAGATTTAAGTAAAGAAGAAAAAGAAATGGTATACGACTTTATTCAATTTGTTAAATCAAAAAGAAACAAGAAATAG
- a CDS encoding ImmA/IrrE family metallo-endopeptidase encodes MFNYEQLLEQAQSWNVFVYEKDTKGTTKGLYVDSHILIDKKMSMIEKSCILAEELGHHHTTFGNISNQNKLPNKKQELRAREWGYKLLFPLERLIEAQKEGIKNRFELAEYLNVTEQFLEDALKRYKEKYGLYKQIGKYTICFEPLGVIENFEEVMPK; translated from the coding sequence TTGTTTAATTACGAACAATTATTAGAGCAAGCGCAGTCATGGAATGTGTTTGTATATGAAAAAGATACAAAAGGAACAACCAAAGGACTCTACGTTGACAGTCATATCTTAATTGACAAAAAAATGTCCATGATAGAAAAAAGCTGTATCTTAGCAGAAGAATTAGGACATCATCATACAACCTTCGGAAATATATCAAATCAAAATAAATTGCCAAATAAAAAACAAGAATTGCGCGCACGTGAATGGGGATATAAATTGTTGTTCCCGCTGGAAAGATTAATTGAAGCGCAAAAAGAAGGAATAAAAAATCGTTTTGAATTAGCTGAATACTTGAATGTTACTGAACAATTCCTTGAAGATGCTCTAAAGAGATATAAGGAGAAATACGGCTTATATAAACAAATAGGAAAGTATACTATTTGTTTTGAGCCTTTAGGAGTCATTGAAAATTTTGAGGAGGTGATGCCTAAATAA
- a CDS encoding tyrosine-type recombinase/integrase: protein MKSEKSKKDDHLFSYYNAKKEKRWKYRYKYYDALGNRKEASGQGFKSENDAYRELLKVKSAILNGESKQIENSNLTVTEWIDIWFETNKNQWKDPTIYNRNITINKHIKPLLGRYKLRKLDKATYQRVFINKLLTKFKSRTVENYHTLFKIAINSAVENEILDRNRFVKIKIKDDQEIVQPNENFYTAAELKKFLDLVKSTGKVTQYSMILFLASTGARKGEALGLKWSDIDFNKNTITISRTRDSKGIRSPKTKNSYRTIRGGGELMKQLKLYRKWCKELKLSFGSHLEDNDFVFINKSNAKHVSGNFLNYALYKIFDENDIKRITVHGLRHTHATILIGKKIPARAIADRLGNTPEMIHQVYSHSFEELEIETVDAFEDAMNL, encoded by the coding sequence ATGAAGAGTGAAAAAAGTAAAAAAGATGATCATCTCTTTTCTTACTACAATGCAAAAAAAGAAAAGCGGTGGAAATACAGATATAAATATTATGATGCTTTAGGTAATAGAAAAGAGGCATCCGGTCAAGGATTTAAAAGTGAAAATGATGCATACAGAGAACTGCTTAAAGTTAAATCGGCAATACTGAACGGGGAATCCAAACAAATAGAAAATTCTAATTTAACAGTGACAGAGTGGATTGACATTTGGTTTGAAACCAATAAAAATCAATGGAAAGACCCTACCATATACAATCGCAACATTACAATTAATAAACATATAAAGCCTTTATTAGGGCGTTACAAGTTGCGTAAATTAGATAAAGCTACTTATCAAAGAGTGTTTATAAATAAGTTGTTAACAAAGTTTAAATCAAGAACCGTTGAAAACTATCACACACTTTTTAAAATAGCTATTAATTCCGCTGTAGAAAATGAGATACTCGATAGAAACCGGTTTGTTAAGATTAAAATAAAAGATGATCAAGAGATCGTACAACCCAATGAAAATTTTTATACTGCTGCTGAATTAAAAAAATTCCTGGATCTTGTTAAATCAACAGGAAAGGTTACTCAATATTCTATGATTCTTTTTCTAGCTTCTACCGGAGCAAGAAAAGGTGAAGCATTGGGGCTTAAATGGTCTGACATTGATTTTAATAAAAACACAATCACTATTAGCCGAACTAGAGACAGTAAGGGAATACGTTCCCCAAAAACCAAAAATAGTTACCGGACTATAAGGGGCGGCGGGGAACTTATGAAACAATTAAAATTATACCGCAAATGGTGTAAAGAATTAAAGCTTTCATTCGGCTCTCACCTAGAAGATAATGACTTTGTTTTCATAAATAAGTCTAATGCAAAACATGTTTCGGGTAATTTCTTGAATTATGCATTATATAAGATTTTTGACGAAAATGATATAAAGCGAATAACGGTTCATGGATTGAGGCATACTCACGCTACGATTCTAATAGGGAAGAAAATTCCCGCTCGAGCTATTGCGGATCGACTTGGTAATACTCCTGAAATGATTCACCAAGTTTATAGCCACTCGTTTGAAGAATTAGAGATTGAAACAGTAGATGCCTTTGAAGATGCAATGAATTTATAA
- a CDS encoding winged helix-turn-helix transcriptional regulator codes for MSAPSNPASIVNHGCPVSITTSVIGGKWKGVILYHLTCGPKRYNELRRLLPRISQRVLTLQLRELEQDGVVHREVYEEVPPRVEYSLTSLGETLKPIIFAMHEWGESYGKEVRPKEISCYL; via the coding sequence ATGAGTGCACCATCCAATCCAGCCAGTATTGTCAATCATGGATGTCCCGTTTCAATTACAACGAGTGTAATAGGAGGAAAATGGAAAGGAGTGATCCTTTATCATTTGACTTGCGGTCCAAAACGATACAACGAATTACGTCGGCTTCTGCCAAGAATTTCTCAGCGTGTTCTTACGCTGCAATTGCGCGAGCTAGAACAAGACGGCGTTGTTCACAGAGAAGTCTATGAGGAGGTCCCTCCTCGTGTCGAATATTCACTCACTTCTCTAGGAGAAACATTAAAGCCTATCATCTTCGCTATGCATGAATGGGGCGAATCCTATGGAAAAGAAGTGCGCCCAAAAGAAATAAGCTGCTATCTCTAG
- a CDS encoding PDZ domain-containing protein, protein MSSEWMGAGLKAVGLFLIHPLFYFMILISLLHGYIRVKRERKAFQTRIEDVYDELKFTYSKGWILGICLSVISVGLGIALPPGFIVLIAAMTIVCSLFLKASALSSAYTLGFSFIAALGLMYFEVSHSWLPQLSLMNASAVVILLGLLLMTEGILAYRTAHLRTSPAMVMSARGLLIGQQRANRLWLLPLVLLMPAGEFTSYLPWWPVLQVHDQSFSFIVIPYIIGFGQRIQGSLPIVSIQITARRILMLGLAVALLGAASIWFEPIAWGAVIIAIAGRAFLSWKQRVNDNAAPFYFSKRNQGLMVLGIIPNTPAADLKLEIGEVITKVNGIEVKTVSEFYEALQTNRALTKLEIIGLNGQTRFEKRASYEGEHHQLGILFVKDDPQQESTAISS, encoded by the coding sequence ATGAGCTCGGAGTGGATGGGAGCTGGATTAAAAGCGGTCGGTCTGTTTTTAATCCACCCTCTTTTTTATTTCATGATATTAATCAGCCTATTACATGGCTACATCCGCGTAAAGCGGGAGAGAAAAGCGTTTCAAACAAGAATAGAAGATGTATACGATGAACTTAAATTTACATATTCAAAGGGATGGATTCTAGGAATTTGCCTATCTGTCATTTCAGTCGGCTTAGGGATTGCACTCCCGCCTGGATTCATTGTGCTGATTGCAGCGATGACGATCGTTTGCTCTTTATTCTTGAAGGCGAGTGCGCTTTCGTCTGCATACACACTCGGTTTCAGTTTTATTGCGGCACTTGGACTGATGTACTTCGAAGTGAGCCATTCTTGGCTGCCGCAGCTCTCATTGATGAATGCGTCAGCCGTTGTCATTCTGCTAGGTCTTTTATTAATGACCGAGGGGATTCTAGCCTATCGAACGGCGCATTTACGAACATCGCCTGCAATGGTGATGAGTGCGAGAGGACTTTTGATTGGCCAGCAGCGGGCAAACCGTCTGTGGCTTTTACCGCTTGTTTTGCTGATGCCGGCAGGTGAGTTTACTTCATATCTGCCATGGTGGCCGGTACTGCAAGTGCATGATCAAAGCTTTTCATTTATTGTGATTCCATACATCATCGGTTTCGGGCAGCGAATCCAAGGGTCATTGCCAATTGTTAGTATTCAAATTACGGCACGTCGTATTCTCATGCTTGGACTGGCTGTTGCCTTACTAGGTGCTGCAAGTATTTGGTTTGAGCCAATTGCATGGGGAGCTGTCATCATAGCGATTGCCGGAAGAGCCTTCCTTTCATGGAAGCAGAGGGTCAATGACAATGCGGCTCCATTTTACTTCTCAAAGCGTAATCAAGGACTGATGGTGCTAGGAATCATTCCGAATACACCTGCAGCTGATTTAAAGCTTGAGATCGGAGAAGTCATTACAAAGGTGAATGGAATTGAAGTCAAAACCGTTTCAGAATTTTACGAAGCTCTTCAAACCAATCGTGCTCTGACAAAGCTTGAGATCATTGGCTTAAATGGTCAGACAAGGTTTGAGAAACGCGCTTCTTACGAAGGGGAGCATCATCAGCTTGGCATCCTGTTTGTGAAGGATGATCCACAGCAAGAATCAACGGCGATTTCATCATAA
- a CDS encoding swarming motility protein SwrAA, with amino-acid sequence MKRASIVREKKYYELVEELKSRTKDVTFSATKALSLLMLLSRYLVNYTTVESVDEIDEDCAEIYFNYLMDNHKRLGINLTDIKRSMQLLGGILDVDVNHYLKDFSLSNVTLWMNQEK; translated from the coding sequence TTGAAAAGGGCAAGTATTGTGAGAGAGAAAAAATATTACGAGTTGGTAGAGGAGCTTAAGAGTCGTACGAAAGATGTGACGTTTTCCGCTACAAAGGCATTAAGTCTGCTCATGCTGTTAAGCAGGTACTTGGTCAATTACACAACGGTAGAATCAGTCGACGAAATCGATGAAGACTGTGCTGAGATATACTTCAATTATTTAATGGATAATCATAAGAGACTTGGTATAAACTTAACTGACATCAAGAGGTCGATGCAGCTGCTCGGCGGCATACTAGATGTAGATGTCAATCACTACTTAAAAGATTTTTCACTGTCGAATGTCACACTTTGGATGAATCAGGAGAAATAA
- a CDS encoding S41 family peptidase, with protein MKKQIASIMASVVLLISAGAMTHKEATHAESQTAAATMAGQAQSSDRAKENGMEKIEKAYDLISNEYVEEVDRQKLLEGAIQGMLSTLNDPYSVYMDKQTAKQFSDSLDSSFEGIGAEVGMDEGKIIIVSAFKKSPAAKAGLKPKDEIISIDGEPMKEKSLNDAVLKIRGKKGTSVALKIRRNGIEKELTFNIKREEIPLETVTASVKEVNGHKTGYIAISSFSEDTAKDFTSSLKQLEKKGIEGLVLDVRGNPGGYLQSVEDILKHFITKDQPYIQIAERNGDRKRYFSKRKEQKPYPVNVLIDKGSASASEILAGAMKEAGKYEVVGDVSFGKGTVQQAVPMGDGSNIKLTLYKWLTPKGNWIHKKGVVPTIAIHQPDYFTAGPLQLKEPLQLDMNNEEVRQAQTLLKGLSFDPGRVDGYFDEETKKAVLAFQSTYNLDKSGVIDLKTAKMMNKMVDEVKSYEKNDLQLQTALKALYLKK; from the coding sequence ATGAAAAAACAAATCGCATCTATTATGGCAAGTGTCGTTCTATTAATCAGTGCAGGGGCGATGACGCATAAAGAAGCAACTCATGCGGAATCACAGACAGCAGCTGCTACAATGGCTGGACAAGCTCAATCAAGTGATCGGGCGAAAGAGAATGGAATGGAGAAAATCGAGAAAGCCTATGACCTGATATCGAATGAATATGTAGAGGAAGTGGATCGCCAAAAGCTGCTTGAAGGCGCTATTCAAGGAATGCTTTCAACTTTAAATGATCCGTATTCAGTATACATGGACAAGCAAACCGCCAAGCAATTTTCTGATTCGCTTGATTCTTCTTTTGAAGGAATTGGGGCGGAAGTGGGGATGGATGAAGGAAAAATCATTATCGTCTCTGCCTTTAAAAAATCCCCTGCGGCAAAAGCAGGTCTAAAGCCGAAAGATGAAATCATCAGCATTGATGGTGAGCCGATGAAAGAAAAAAGCTTAAACGATGCTGTACTGAAAATAAGAGGTAAAAAAGGAACGTCTGTCGCTCTGAAAATCAGACGAAATGGAATTGAAAAAGAGTTAACATTCAATATCAAACGGGAAGAAATCCCGCTTGAAACCGTGACTGCCTCTGTAAAAGAGGTAAACGGTCATAAAACAGGCTATATCGCGATCTCTAGCTTTTCTGAAGATACAGCGAAGGATTTCACGTCAAGCCTGAAACAGCTCGAGAAAAAGGGCATAGAAGGCCTTGTGCTGGATGTGAGAGGGAACCCTGGCGGCTATCTGCAAAGTGTAGAAGACATATTGAAGCATTTTATTACGAAGGATCAGCCTTATATTCAAATCGCAGAACGAAATGGCGACCGGAAACGATATTTTTCAAAACGGAAAGAACAGAAGCCTTACCCAGTCAATGTCTTAATTGATAAAGGAAGTGCTTCCGCTTCTGAGATACTTGCAGGGGCAATGAAAGAAGCTGGAAAATACGAAGTCGTTGGTGATGTCTCCTTTGGGAAAGGTACTGTACAGCAGGCAGTTCCAATGGGTGATGGCAGTAACATTAAATTAACGCTTTATAAATGGCTCACACCAAAAGGGAACTGGATTCACAAAAAAGGTGTCGTACCGACGATTGCAATTCATCAGCCAGATTACTTTACGGCGGGCCCGCTTCAGCTGAAAGAACCGCTTCAGCTTGATATGAACAATGAAGAAGTGAGACAAGCGCAGACACTACTAAAGGGCTTGTCATTCGATCCAGGCAGAGTAGATGGATACTTTGATGAAGAAACGAAAAAGGCCGTACTTGCCTTCCAAAGCACATACAATCTCGATAAATCAGGTGTCATTGATTTAAAGACAGCGAAAATGATGAACAAAATGGTGGATGAAGTGAAATCCTATGAAAAAAATGATCTTCAACTGCAGACTGCACTAAAAGCACTATATCTTAAAAAATAA
- a CDS encoding sulfite exporter TauE/SafE family protein: protein MYIILTMLLLGVLLGFVGAGGAGFVIALLTLIFDIPIHTALGTSLAAMAFTTLSGAYSHYREGNIQLKSGLIVGALACVASFAGAKVAPFIPEESLHYLTAGMLFLSAVFMMIKLFVLNEEAEQQPLSSRQLLIRGIILGLVSGMLSGMFGIGSAPFIQVGLLILLKLSIRQAVGTTMLVIIPISIGGGIGYISEGYVDFILLIQILIGTVFGAFIGAKFTRLAPKLLLKSAVLLTPIIAGLLLLF from the coding sequence ATGTATATTATATTGACGATGCTTTTATTAGGTGTTTTATTAGGATTTGTAGGAGCAGGCGGGGCTGGTTTTGTCATCGCGTTGCTAACGTTAATTTTTGATATCCCTATCCATACTGCACTCGGGACGTCTTTAGCCGCTATGGCATTTACGACGTTATCAGGTGCGTACAGCCACTACCGGGAAGGGAATATTCAGCTGAAATCTGGTTTGATTGTCGGAGCTTTGGCTTGTGTGGCTTCTTTTGCAGGAGCTAAGGTTGCTCCTTTTATTCCAGAGGAAAGTCTGCACTATTTAACAGCTGGGATGCTCTTTTTATCTGCTGTTTTTATGATGATCAAATTGTTTGTCCTCAATGAAGAAGCTGAGCAGCAGCCGCTTTCTTCACGTCAATTGCTGATCAGGGGCATCATTTTAGGACTTGTATCCGGAATGCTGTCAGGTATGTTTGGGATCGGGTCCGCACCATTTATTCAAGTAGGACTTTTAATTTTACTGAAGCTGTCGATTCGACAAGCGGTTGGCACGACGATGCTTGTCATTATTCCGATCTCCATCGGCGGTGGAATTGGATATATTTCAGAAGGTTATGTTGATTTTATCTTGTTGATCCAAATCTTAATCGGAACAGTCTTTGGGGCATTTATAGGTGCGAAATTCACACGCCTTGCACCGAAACTCTTATTGAAATCGGCTGTACTGTTAACCCCTATTATTGCTGGATTACTGCTGTTATTTTAA
- a CDS encoding murein hydrolase activator EnvC family protein, with protein MKRKLMMAGMAAFIGTTWLYIPGNENRAFAYEDLDQKRQQIEEKTSKTESTLKKKKSELAKLEKKESKLKKEIEKIDHKVSAATEKVAEKEKEVKKTKQDIKKLKKDIQVINERIEKRKAIFKDRIRSMQKSGGTINYLDVLLGARSFSDFVSRVGAVTTIVEADKDMITEHENDLKLVEQKEAELNNQLSGLETSLKELEALKKDLSKQQKEKENILGDVTDKKNHAHDELGKLENEQEILANQKAAVKSEEARRQKEEAKKAKQAAAEKSAPAPQSGGSDQVSDAPASSSGFIKPAAGRFSSGFGGRSGGQHYGLDIAAKGTVSVVAAASGTVTNSSYSSSYGNVIFITHNINGQTYQTVYAHLSTRSVSTGQRVKQGQFLGYMGNTGQSHGQHLHFEIHKGLWNGAKSNAVDPAQYIR; from the coding sequence TTGAAAAGAAAGCTGATGATGGCTGGAATGGCAGCGTTTATTGGAACAACGTGGCTATACATTCCAGGGAACGAGAATCGTGCATTCGCATACGAAGACCTAGATCAAAAACGTCAACAAATCGAAGAGAAAACATCAAAGACGGAATCAACTTTGAAGAAAAAGAAATCAGAGCTGGCTAAGCTTGAAAAGAAAGAATCCAAGCTAAAAAAAGAAATCGAAAAGATTGATCACAAGGTAAGTGCAGCAACTGAAAAAGTCGCTGAAAAAGAAAAAGAAGTCAAGAAAACAAAACAAGACATCAAGAAACTAAAAAAAGACATTCAAGTCATTAATGAGCGCATTGAAAAAAGAAAAGCTATTTTCAAAGACCGAATTCGTTCAATGCAAAAAAGCGGCGGTACGATCAACTATTTAGATGTGCTGCTGGGTGCTCGCAGCTTTAGTGATTTTGTCAGTCGTGTTGGAGCTGTTACAACCATTGTCGAAGCAGATAAAGACATGATTACAGAACATGAAAATGATTTAAAGCTGGTGGAGCAAAAAGAAGCAGAGCTAAATAATCAGCTAAGTGGACTTGAAACATCTCTGAAAGAGCTAGAAGCACTGAAAAAGGATTTGTCTAAACAGCAAAAAGAAAAAGAGAACATCTTAGGGGATGTCACGGATAAAAAGAACCATGCCCATGATGAATTAGGCAAACTTGAAAATGAACAAGAAATTCTAGCGAACCAAAAAGCGGCTGTGAAGTCTGAGGAAGCACGCCGTCAAAAGGAAGAAGCGAAAAAAGCAAAACAAGCAGCTGCTGAAAAAAGTGCACCTGCACCTCAAAGCGGCGGATCAGATCAAGTATCTGATGCACCAGCAAGCAGCTCAGGCTTTATTAAACCAGCTGCAGGCCGATTCTCATCTGGCTTTGGTGGACGTTCTGGCGGACAGCACTACGGTTTAGATATTGCAGCAAAAGGCACAGTATCTGTTGTTGCAGCAGCATCTGGAACAGTCACGAACTCAAGCTATTCATCGAGCTACGGGAATGTGATATTCATTACGCACAACATCAATGGACAGACCTATCAAACGGTTTATGCCCATTTGTCTACAAGAAGTGTGTCAACAGGGCAGAGAGTAAAGCAAGGACAATTCCTTGGTTATATGGGGAATACAGGTCAATCGCATGGTCAGCATCTCCACTTTGAAATTCATAAAGGATTATGGAATGGCGCAAAATCAAATGCAGTCGATCCAGCGCAATATATCCGCTAA
- the ftsX gene encoding permease-like cell division protein FtsX, with amino-acid sequence MIKTLSRHLRESFRSLGRNTWMTFASISAVTVTLILVGVFLVIMLNLNNMASNAEKEVEVKVLIELTANQKQQDDLKAEIEKIPEISDVKYSSKDDELKALIKSFGENGQSMGLVDQENPLNDAFIVKTSDPHDTPKVAKKLENLKGTYKVTYGKEEVSRLFNVVGVARNVGIALIVGLLFTAMFLISNTIKITIFARRKEIEIMKLVGATNWFIRWPFFIEGLLLGVFGSIIPIALLLGTYQYAVGWVAPRVQGSFISMLPYNPFVYQVSLVLLLIGAIIGVWGSLTSIRKFLKV; translated from the coding sequence ATGATTAAAACTCTCTCGCGGCATTTACGTGAGAGCTTCCGTTCACTTGGAAGAAACACGTGGATGACATTTGCATCAATTAGTGCGGTCACTGTCACATTGATTTTAGTTGGGGTTTTTCTTGTGATTATGCTCAACTTGAATAACATGGCATCGAACGCTGAAAAAGAAGTAGAAGTAAAAGTATTAATTGAATTAACGGCGAATCAGAAGCAGCAGGATGATTTAAAAGCAGAAATTGAGAAGATTCCTGAAATCAGTGATGTCAAGTATTCATCTAAAGATGACGAACTAAAAGCGCTGATCAAAAGCTTCGGTGAAAATGGACAATCCATGGGACTTGTTGATCAAGAAAACCCATTAAACGATGCGTTTATTGTGAAAACATCAGATCCACACGATACACCAAAAGTAGCGAAGAAATTAGAAAACCTAAAGGGTACGTATAAAGTCACTTATGGAAAAGAAGAAGTCAGCCGACTCTTTAATGTGGTCGGAGTGGCGCGTAATGTAGGTATTGCGCTCATTGTTGGGCTTTTATTTACAGCCATGTTCTTGATCTCTAATACGATCAAAATTACGATTTTTGCTAGACGTAAAGAAATCGAGATTATGAAACTAGTAGGTGCAACGAACTGGTTTATTCGCTGGCCGTTCTTTATTGAAGGATTACTGCTTGGTGTATTTGGATCCATTATACCAATTGCTCTATTGCTTGGCACATATCAATATGCAGTGGGCTGGGTGGCACCGAGAGTACAAGGCTCATTTATATCTATGCTTCCGTATAACCCGTTTGTCTATCAAGTTTCACTGGTCCTTTTATTGATCGGTGCAATCATTGGTGTGTGGGGAAGCTTAACGTCTATCCGTAAATTCTTAAAAGTATAA